The DNA sequence TGATCTCTGTTTCAGTGAAGGATAGTGTAAGCTTAGGTTCTTCCGAATTGAAAGACTACATTTTGGATCTGATAACACTAGACACTTAATGCCAAAAGAGGAACTATATAAAAGCCTGCAGAAGCATTCAGACAGCTTGGGCGGGGCAACGTCAGGGGAGATGGAATGTGGCACTGCTTCAGAAGAGCTGTGGTTCACGTTGCTATCAGAGATGTTCACAGGCAGAACTTGTAGCTAGCAGACGCTTGGCACAGAAGAAGCTGCTCATCTCCCTAGTACTGCTAAGGAAATGATCATCTCTTTTAGAAGAGGGAACTACACATGTACAACATGGCAGTCATTGTCCTGGTCAGTGATCTGGACAAAACATCTAAATCTGAGTTATAGCTAAGAAATAACAGTTCATTAAGATGGTTTGCAAGAACGTCAGAAATCAAAAAGCAGCTTCAGGTCAAAGGAGTGGAGGAGATCATTATATTCACTGTATCCCAGAAATTAATCCCTGCCTCTACATTACTTAATACTAGTAAACCCTGAGTTGACATTTCCAGTTACAGTATACAATATAAACTAATGAAAACCAATTATATGACTCTTGACTTATAAGTCAAAGacaaactttaaaagaaacaaacatgatTTTTTGAAGCTATCTGGGAAAATAGAGTTCCTTCATCCATGAGTATAAGCAAATTAGTTCTAAGTAGGGGTTGTAAGAATAATGTTTATCCTCTTCAAACAGTGGACCTTACTGAAGCCAAGGAGGTAAGGCAAAAATCTTGGTACCATGTTCAACACAGTGCCATCTCTCAGGGGTAATACAAAAGTATTTCCTTCTGTCCTGCAAGCTCTGCAATTAAGTATCCCATAACAATCTATCAAGAGTAATACATTCCTCTGAGCCTACAGTCTCAGTTATTATAATTCCCTCTTAGCAAATCTTCTAATGCTGTCATTTCCTTTGCTGCAATTTATAGAAAAAGCAGTGCAGAGTTATAGACTAGCTGTTGTAATTAGAATTCAAAAGGAATTAAgagtctttgtttgtttgctgggtTTTCTTGGGGTGGCCACAGAGTTCATTCCAGCTGACTGATTTCTTGGAGCTATTCACCCGTATCTAGACCCTCctaatcacattttcaaaaccCTTTGGACCTAACATGATGAATCAATGATGTGACAATAACTGAAtggagaatatattttaaacataaacgTAACCACCAGTAGGTatgaaataaatagtaaaatccCATCAAGGCAGCAAAGGGACAGCTTTTGAGTACCAGGGGAGTTTTCCAGTCAGCTCCCAACCCAAAGCCTAGGAAGCCTAAAATGCCTCTGTATCCAGGGAGTTCCACAGACATTTTCTATTTACCATGTTTGTCTGCAGAAGAGCATATTCACAATGGAGAGAAGCCACATCCTGAAGACCCCATATATTTCATGGATTTGTTTAACAGAAAATAGTAACAACAGTTAATATTTAATGAGAGCTTACTATATGCTAGCCACTAATTCTggaaattaactcatttaatcctcataatataCATATGAAGCAAGTACTATtataccccattttatagatggataaGCTGAGTCTTAGAAAAGCTTACCAACTTGTCTATTGTCATACAGTTAGTAAGCAGCAGGGCCAGAATTCTAACCAACTGGTCTAACCCCAAAGACCCTAACTCTTAATCAGTAACCAGGGGAACAGACCTACAGATAAGAGGGAATTGATAAGTACTGAGCTCTGGTAACTTTTTGGTCACTTTAgaaacatttcatttaatcctcacacagcatattttataaaaggaaagtaAGTTTCAGAGAGATTAACTACTCAAATCCATAAAACTAGCAAGGGAAAAAGCTAATATTCCATATACTACATCACAGCACCTCTCCACAGCTTAAAGACTAAGTggcagaaataaaagcagaaatctcACCTCAATTTGCATATCGGTGCTGTTATAAGAAAGTGACCGAgatgtccctggtggtccagtggttaagactccgcaatcccaacgcagggggcctgggttcgatccctggtcagggaactagatcccgatGACGCAACTAatacccggcgcagccaaatgaataaataaataattctttaaaaaagtgaCCAGTGGAAACTGTCTGGCAAGGATGCTGATAGGACGCAGAAGAAAATCTGTAGTTAACAACAAAATCAGCATAACCAAGGAAGAAAGAATCTAAAACATTAGAGCACTGCAGTGTTgatgttggggtgtgtgtgtgtgtgtgtgtgcgtgtgtatgtactgtttcattgttttcaactactccttttattttcttgatgaaatCTTGAGTAGTTCTCAACTAGGGACAGTATCTCACCAAAGACTATCTGGCAATACATGAGGGCAGTTGATTGTCTTCACGATTAGGGGATTCTACTGGCATTTAGCAGGCAGGGGCTAAAGATGCTAAATATCCTGCAATATTATGTCGGCACAACAAAGCACTGTCTCACTAAAAATGCCAGTATTGCTCGTCCAACATTAGAAAGTACTTAAAGAAACCATTCAGGTAttgctaagaaaaaaatacaccatCCAGATGGGCTTAATCAATATTTGCACCCCAAGTGGACAGAGGAAGTAAATAGGGGCCATTATAGACAGGTTTCTGAACAAAGTAGTTCCTGTTTTAGGTACTACTGTGTCTTATACATACATAGACATAAAGCCTTGCTATTAATATTATGGAGAAAATATGTGAGACCTAAATTTTGAATAAAGACTCAAAATAATCTCAGTCGAAATACCTTATGGTTTAGCCTAAAAGCAGACTTCCTACTTATAAGGTAGTTTCTACTACGAACAGTGTAACAGTGACTAAACATTAATCAACAAAATTTgattcaataaaaatatgaatcagtaaaaacacaaaattggcatgcttaagaaacagcaaaaagATGAGTGTGATTGGAATGAGCATGAGTGAGTAGTAGGCTGATGTcagaaaggcaggcagaggccagAATGTGTAGGGTGTTGTAAGTCTTGATAAGGAGCATAGACTTCTGCTTATTGTGATGGAACTGGAGAGCTTTAAGCAAGGAATAAatgatctgactttttttttaatttttgaatttaattttatttatttttttatactgcgggttcttattagtcatccattttatacacatcagtgtatacatgtcaatcccaatcgcccaattcatcacaccaccaccccaccccaccccccgctgctCTGCCCCCTTGgtgtctgatttatttttaaatcactagTTAGGGTAGTAAGAAGAGAACACTGAGAACTAGAATACCATTCTACTTGGAAACTAGCGTTGTAATAAGGCAGACAAAAGCATATACATCAACACCTTTGTTAAGTTGCCTGATGAGGGTAGATGCTGGTTAGGAAAAGTTAaccaattttattttgaaactacACGGGCCCAAAACATCTCTACACAAACTTCTGccactctttttcagataggCCAGGTCATCATGATCtcttaacataataaagaaaaagcattttatcaTCAGCAGACCTTCAAACTTAAAACTAACCCATTATCTTCAACACTGACACCCCCAGAAACAAGTCTGTAATAATACTAAATTTACTGTGGTCTCTGCTGACTTCAGCAAACTGAATAAACATATAGGGAAAAATTAAATCCCCAAATTGTTCACACTAGAATGcaaaagagtatttttaaagagCTGCTATTTCAAATATAACTGATTAGAAAGGTACAAAACCAGAAGTAGCACAAGGCAAATGAGTCAAAGACAGAACTTGTTAAAATAATCAAGTTTAGAGAAGCAATGCTGACATTACTGTGTAATTTTCCATAAACTTCCAATTTGCAAGACACCTTGCTTTGGTTTATTTGGCACTGCTTTGTCTCTCAAGAAATCCTGCtggcacatttatttattcaaataattgTTATTAACCAACAtttctgagcacctgctgtgtgtgtgttagaaGCTAGGAATGTAAAGCTTTGCTGTCAGTCCAGAGAGATTAGTAAAGTGtaagaaaaaagatgaacaacaataaaaaaattacgtGCCAATTATGGGCACTGAACTGAAATATACCTGCTGTGTCTCAGAGTCCTAGGGGGACTTTCAGACAGGGCAAGTGACTTCACCCCTAACCCACATCATTAATAACTGATCATTTCCAGGGTACCAAAAAAGTCCTCTAGTCAGTAAATGAGAGTTCAGAAGACTGGGTGATTAGAAAGGTTCAGTAAGGACTTCGTAGATTAAATTAGACTTCAAGAAAGCCTTTCAGAAAGGGCTAAGACTTACTTATGCAAATAATTTATCCTTATgatttaaaagtattaatttacaactttccataaatatttggggATACATAGGGTGGGTATCATAAACATATGAGTGAGAAGAAATCTCTAAAGCGTACCATACACTGCACTCCTGAAGTAATAGGGAAACAGAACTCTAGAACCTGAATCCGAGACCCTCTTATAGTGCTTAACCTGTTTTTCCTCAAACGGCCTGTTTTTCCCTACAGATGTTTCTGACATTTTCCAAAACGTCTTATTAAACATGTTTTCCACCATTGCTTAAGAGTTAACAAATATCATAAGGCACATTTGGAAAATGGTGTCAGGGGATTCCCTCCTTCAAAAATGTTACAAGCCGCTAGGTTAAATGCATCTGAAACAGATGGCTCTGCTCGGGTGATTTCTTCCGGCTGCTGTGTCTGCATTTCAGTCAAAGAAAAGGACGTAACTTCTTGTGTCTTGAAACCTTGAACAGGGTGAAAAAAAACActtgctgtcatttttttttacctttttgtgtGGGTGTCAGCTTCCGTACAACTACACTAAACTACTTCACCAGTGACAGGTTCGGCCACGTGAAGAAGCCCCGGGAGCTCGCTCCTCAGCGTCTCCGGTAGAGCGTGACCATCTTCCCGCAACCAGTTACAAGGGAGCGCGCCGGTGCATCCTGTGAGTTGTCGTCACAGGGGATTGTGGGAAGTGTAGTTTAGAGACTCCGCCCTGCTCGCCATTCCTGTAATGGCTGCTTCCTGGAAGGTAATGTACGAACTTGTCCCCGAAGGCTACTTAGATTGCCCAGGGTATTTGTAAAACAGGCGGCAGATTTGCACGTTGCCGGGCCAAAGCAGGGATTCTTTTTAAAGTCCTACTATTAAGTCCTCGAACGaacttgtttttttggttttgggttttttttttagcttttccttTATAGGCTAACTGACCAACTTTTAAATCTAGTTCCCCTGCTTGAACAAACTGTTGTCGTTAGTTATTACCCATTCTTCTCCCTTACGTACAACCTCCCCGCTCTGCACTGACTCTAGCTgctgctttaaaataataattaataatgtgCGATTTTTTAAATCCTGCTACGCCCCTCTGATAATAGGTGCTGTCACGTGGAGCTTAGCCTTAGCATCCTGAACtggtagaattaaaaaaaaaacgctttCTTTGGTAAGTCTTACTATTTCCCCCACGACTTCACAGAGTTATATGTGGTTTGACTTTGCCAGATTTGTTTGCATTTCCTGGATGGGAGCGACcctaagaaaatataattttcattcaCTAGGATAGTTTCCAAGTTAGTATCTTGTGcctcttctgtcttttcttaTTCTACtgttcaatttctgttttgttgattCACACGGTGTTGGCGTTATAGAGTGGGGAAAAATTGCTGGAGTAGGGGAATTATCATGAGAAGGGGCGATTAGCCTCAAATGACCATCTTTAAGTACCATTTACTTCCCTCAGTTTCTTCCACCATAAAATGAGGAGATGGGtctgaatataatttataaagtCTCTGATTTAAAAGGTTGTATGAACTGTTGTCATGTATTCATACTGTCATTTGAAAAGGTAGGAATTTTTAATGGTTCCtttttgtttccatgttttaatTTCTAGGAACCTTCAGCCTTTAAGAACCAGTCACCTCAAGATCTCGACATCATGATCTCAGTTTCAACACAACTGTTCCTAGTTCTCTTTTCATTGCTTCTGGTGCTGCCTGTTGTGGAAGCAGTAGAAGCCGGAGATGCAATCGCTCTCTTGTTAGGTGTGGTTCTCAGCATTACAGGCATTTGTGCTTGTTTGGGGGTATATGCACGAAAGAGAAATGGACAGATGTGACTTTGAAGGGCCTCCTGAATCAAACCTTGCCCTGAAAACCTTTGTGCTATTGAGGTTCAGAACTGAGTTTTGGTGTCTGAAAGTTCTCAAGAAACAGTAAATAGGGTAGCTTCATAGTCTTGGTTATTTCCCTATAAATAGGAACAAACTGATAtgttaaatggaaaacaaaacgtTTTCTTCACAACAAATAATGCACTGAAAAATGCCGTCTGTAATTTGCATTTGCTAGTTAGAAGGTCAAAGAAGTGAGATGGCTGAACTCTGCATAagtaatatttcataatttcagaattctcaataataataagaaaactcTTGCCCAGAATCCTAGGAAATTGCCACTGTTTAGTTATAATCACTGCCTCCTGCATCACTGAGGAgtcttttctccatatttttaatgcatttttgttttgttatctcCCAAGTTAATATTGTACCTAGATATTAAATACAGTtggtcaaaaaattaaaacttatctCTTTGTGGGGGGAAAAGTTTAGAAAATGTATTCGATGTATCTAACGTTGAAaagatttaatgtaaaaaaatactttatattgacactgaaatggagaaaagatttaacgtttaacaaaaacaaaaaaatctttataaactGCTAACATCTCCATGCTGAGAAGtactatattaaatataaaccCATTATGTAAGTTACTGTGTGGTGTTTATTTCAGACTGCTTTTATCTTTGTGTGAACTTTTTATAAAGTAAGTGGAGAAGAGTAGGATGCCTTACCTTAACTGATCACACTAGCTTGTAGAGATACAATCAGtgaaaaaatgagaaatgggcagcatcaagggaggggagaggcctCTGGTAgagaatccacagatgcagaaggAAAATGTAATGGCCTATACTGATTTACACACAAGCCAGATGAGGCGTAATCTCCCTGACCTTGCTACTTAAGGTGTCCTCACACCAGCAGCATCACCTTAGGACTTGTTAGATCtgcagaatctcaggtcccaCCCAGACCAATTGGATCAGAACTTTTGTTTCAAGAACCCAGGATAATTTATATGCACATTCAAGTTTAAGAAGATTGCTCTAACTTGTTTGAGCCCAAGGATCACCCAAAGCACTTGATAAAAACTGTTAGATTCTCAGGTTCCTCTCCTGGTTGCACTGTAGTAATTGTAGGTTGGGGTCTGGAATTCTATGTTTAACAAGGGTCTCCAGTGATTCCTTTGATTGTGTAGATGCAGCCAGCATAGAATTGTATGAGTAAATCAAACTACTATAGGGTCTTAATGAAAGCAGGTAGTcaaattttttcctaaaataatgcATTATCCCATCTCTAGCTCTCCAGCTAACACTGGGAGCCTTAATTTTGATCAGAAAACAGGCAGCAGCAATCTAAAATCCTTAATGTGCATTTCTCCAGGTGTGAGCAGACCTGGATTTCATGAGGGATTTGGTAGAGGGTACAGAGAGTGAGGGACAGCCACACTGTAGACACAGAAACCACATGGATCTGTTTTTGTTATACTTGTTTTTTCACCAAAGAAAACACTAATAGTTTTTTATTCTGATAAATTGGCTGTTATACATTGTGTAatcaatagaatttttttaatttttattggagtttagttgctttataatagaacttttttacatgtttttttttgaaagatgGAAAAAGGAATGCAGATTGCGGGCCAGTTTGTCCTATCTCATAAAATACCAGCCTATTGGTACTGATGTAGAGAGGCTGCTCCTGCTTCCTTGTATGTCTGAACTTTTTGATTGGCATTGGGAGAAATCATACCtaaagtacatttttttaaaaaacaggaaagcctgtttttgtttttactggagGCTCAGGTAGCACATGACAGTTCATAAAATGGCTTCAGGGGTAGGGGAAATCTAAAGTACATTTTGAATCACGGTGCACTGTTTATTTAGCCACCTATaggtactattttttaaatgttcaaaataagACTACAAGCAAACATTCTTTGATAAACCTGTATTTCCACAAGTGcctagaagaaatcagaaaactgccattttcctattttctcctTAAAAGTAGAGAATTATGAGGTGGCTTTCAGGAATTTTGATGTATATGATTTCTAAATTGCTTCTCTGTTTTTAGCTCTTTTCTATCTAGGTTGGATTATATAGTTTTGCCTGAAAAGAGCAGAAACTCTTAATGGTGGCTCTTAACGTTTTGGGAGCCACCAGCTCCTTTGAGACTCTGATGAAAGCTATGGTCCTTTCCctagaaaaatgcacatacatGCTGGCATTTTTTTAGATTAATTTCAGGGAGTTCGCAGAACTGAAGCCCATCCAGAAATCCCAAATTACAAACTTCtgcccttttatttcctttttttgaggTTCTTTCCAATTCTGAAATTCCTTGATTTGCTCTGAGGGATAATACCCACTGTGGAGCAATTACAGGAAGAATGGGATTAGCAAATGTCCCCTGGGTGCCCAGCATAATTTGCAGATAACTAGTAAACGCTCTGTACATGTTAGCTTGGTTGAGTCTGGTTAAAAAGAAGACTAATAGCCAAAATCAACAAGGGAAGCGCTGGTAACCAGCCTATTCCTCCAATGCCAAAAATCAGTGCGTTTCCTGtcatttctctctggctgctttcaagatattttttctctgttcttagtTTTCAGAAAGTGATCTGTGGTATGTCTTGGCATAAAtatctttgggtttatcctgtttgggatttGCTCAGCTCGAACCTACAGGTTTGTTGTGTCTTTTTCCCAAATTTAGgtaattttcagccattattttttcaaatactctTTCAACCACAtctacttctttccttctgggactctgtCTGCCTTATCACTGCCAGACAGAGGTAAAAGTCCAGAGGGAACCTCATTACTGTTCCCTATGTGCCCTCCTCTGACCCTGCAGGTGGGGTGCCTTGTGGCTACTGGGTGGGAGTAGGAGTTCAGACTCCGCATGTGTTCTCCACTGGCCCATGGCCATGTCTAAGCACATTGGCATTTCTGGGTTGCCACCTCGTCCAGTACCTAGTCAGAGAtctatgaggcaaaaagaaaatctagAGAATTCACCACCGTGTCTTCTGGTCCTGAGGTCCCTAGCCAGTCTGCCTTCCTTCTACCTTTCAGaatcttatgtttgttttataaataatatccAGGATTGTTAGCTGTATTTAGtgggagaaataggaaaaaagatgTCTACTCCATCCTCCTGGAAGCACAAGTCTCCTCAGTGTGTATTTAAAGAGTGGAGGGATTAAAGCACCAGGTAAATGATCGATTCAAGGAATTTTACTCACAGACCTTTGTCCTAGGATCGCTCACATCTACCCTCCCCTTTTCACCCATCCAATAATATATTGTTTATTCCTGTCTCTTACCCAATAAGCTCAATCAAGAATGCAGGAGTGcagatgaagtttaaaaaatgaactgtATCCATATTTTGTCTCAGCATTGAGAGTGCAATGGCAGCTTTTTGAAAAACTATCAAATGTACCACCTGTGAAGGAGCCAGCCAGGCCCAGGAAATCTCAGAAGCTACACATCCCATGTACCTTAACCCTCTTAGGCTTTCTAAGCTCTGCAGAAGCTTGTCAAATGCCATTTCCAACCTTGAGTGTAGGAAAAGTGATGTAGCTATATAGCCTGCAGCACATAATGAAGGGAGAATTTTCTGCATAGGAACCAAACCATCTCCCTCCCAGAGATACATATCAGCCTCTTTGATGGTATCACAATAGTGATTAAGAGCCCAAGCTCTGGAATCCAATAGATCTAGACAGATAACCAGATTCCATCACTTAAAATGTGATCTTAGACAGGTCACTTAATCTCTTGTAAATTTCTGTCTCcctatctgttaaatggggaaaataatagtacGTGCCTCATAGATGGGTGAGGAATACATGAAATAATGACTGTGAAAGACTTGGCATGCTGGATGTTATTATAATTGGTATTTGGAGATATCTTCTAGACACAAGGGGAGAAAAACCTACTAGCatcaattttgtatttatatataaagaagaCATCTTTAGAAAGTTATGTAAACAAATCCCTTATTAAACagttcattatattttaattttgacattttctttgtctgttttctttattatagTTTTCCCCTCATCATTCTAGGCTTACAAATTGCTAAAACTCAAAGACAtctgtgaagaaaagaaaatttggctTCCCTAAGTTTCCTCAAGCCTTTTCTGTACCTGAGTCTCCtgaggaaaagaaacaggaaaaaaagaaagaaaataattgaatctGTTTTAGTAATTCCTAACGTGCTCAACCATGGGTCTTTACTAAATGACATAATGAAAGCTTAGCAGCAACTGCCCAGGTCATTTAAGGAGATGCAAGGAATTTGCTTCTCTCTGTTCAGGAAAATAGAAGATCTGGTCCATATTCCACTAGGAAAAATACTCTTAACATATCTCATCTCATTAGAAGTCATAAAGATATAAGCACCATAAAATGTGTTTAATATTTGTTTCCTACGTGGAGAATGTAGGGAAAGCCCTTATATTGACTTACGAACCCCAGACAGGATTTTTATTCTTAGGTGAGAATAGgtccaaatcaataaatatgtgtgCAGAATAGCatatttaaggtttttttctaatttttagtaACTTCATTTTTCTAAATTGCTTCTGTGATTAATATACACCAAACATCTAAATGCAAAAGGCAGACCAGAAAAATATGACTGCTGTAAAACACTAAAATGTGGTTTAATTTCTCATTGATTTGTAGTATCAGAGCTACAGTACCCCTCTCACACATTATTTCCACTGAATCCACTATATATGGctgattaaaattttgaaaatattagttAGCTCTTGATAATCtgaaatgaaattacaaaattttatatacaagagggttaattatttttaaacggCTAATCATGAAGTGCTTCGTTAAACACTGGGATTTTAAATACCATATGTCTCAATATTAATCAAGATAATTATGCTCCAGATAAATGTGCATAAATCACTTAACAAAAGACTTTAGAAGCAGGCATGAGCACCAAGAACAGAAACTATATCATATTCTATTTCAGATGATTTGTCAGAACAACTCTCATTTTGCCACAAAAATTACCAGGGCATTGCGATACCTACATAAAACAGTTTTATGGGCCCTGTGACGACATGTGCACACTTTCACTTGTTTAATCAACACTTTTCAAGACATCAGTACAACTTAGAAAGAAATTAATCAACTACCAGGTGACTGACCTTGAGCCAATAATTTAACCTCCACAATTTTTCATCTGTAGAATTATTTGTCACTAATCTCTAAAAGACTTCCTAGTGATAAAAATGTGTGGCCCCATATagttttcctaatttcaaaaaTAACAAGGTCTAATGTgttaaaaaatattgtaattaCCCATTTTCATATGGCAGCATGAGGagctgatttcctctttgaactcTTCAGTGAAAACTGTAGTCTAGTCATTTGGCACATTTTTGGATTTCAATTTAGTGAAGCAGGGGCAGCTCATTTTCTGTACTGAATGAGTATGATTAGGGATTGTCTcaagaaggaagaataaaaacaaaccgTAGCCCTGCCACTCCCACTCACAGCAAACAGCCCACACACTAATTGAAGTCAGCCTGGCAGGATCCAGGAACAACCTTGAAGTTTCGTGTGCTCAGTCCTTTATGGCACTACTGGTGAGACTCAGCTAACAGACACCATCTTCCCGGTGGCCAAGACAGACACTTGAGAGGGTGTGTGGCGCCTTCCTCTCCCTCACACTCCACATCCAGTCCATCTCTAAGTCCTATGGAACCCAGCTCCAAATTATGCCTAGGATCcacccacttctctccatcctcaaGGCTTCTACCCAAGTTCAGACCCCCATCATGATGTGGATGAGATCCACAGCAGAACCCTAGCTTGTCTTCTGACCTCCCATCTTAACCCTCTGCAATCTTATCTAAACACAACAACCATGGTGAACTtcttaaaacacaaatctgaccCTGTTACATACCAGCTCAAAATTTTTTAGCAGATTTCTTAGTTTTATGAAATCCTTAACAAACCTTAGCACTGTTCATCT is a window from the Orcinus orca chromosome 9, mOrcOrc1.1, whole genome shotgun sequence genome containing:
- the SMIM30 gene encoding small integral membrane protein 30, whose product is MISVSTQLFLVLFSLLLVLPVVEAVEAGDAIALLLGVVLSITGICACLGVYARKRNGQM